In Akkermansia muciniphila, the DNA window CCCAGCAGGAACAGGGAGCCTGCCGCCAGGGCCGGCAGGGGGGAGGCCAGGGCTGCATGCAGCCCCTCCGGAAGGGAGGAATGGATGAATACGGGCCCCGTTTCCAGTTCAGCCAGCAGGACGGACAGTTCTTCCGGCGGCATGATGCGGGGGGAGGTGCACGGCACCAGGTGCCATTCTCCGGCAATTTCCCGTAAAACGGGAATCATGTCCCGGATGTGCTTGTCCGCGGAGGCGGCAAAAACCAGGGCCGCCTTTTTCCCGGGGAATTCTTCCCGCCAGGTGGCCGCCAGCACGCGAGCGGCATGTTCATTATGAGCTCCGTCCAGGACAAGCGCGGGAGAGGCCAGGCGTTCAAACCGTCCGGGCCACCGTACGCCGGCCAGGGCCGCTCCGGCGTCCGCCGGGGAGGAGAGGGCATGGAGCTGCTTCATGGTTTCCAGCGCCAGGGCGGCGTTTTCCCGCTGATGGGCTCCGGGCAGGGAAGGCCGGGGCGTTTCCCGACTCATCCGGGCGACTGTGAGGGGGGAATGGCGCTCCCGCGCCGTCTGTTCAATAACGGCCATGGCTTCCGGGTGCTGGGCGGCGGTGACGGCCGGCTTGCCGGGGGCGATGATGGCCGCCTTCTCCGCGGCAATCTGCGCCAGCGTGTCCCCCAGGTACTGCTGGTGGTCCAGCCCGATGGGGGCCAGCACGGCGATGTCCTTGGGAACGGCATTTGTGGCGTCCAGCCTGCCGCCCAGGCCCGTTTCCAGAATGATGAAGTTCACGCCGCTTTTGCGGAAGTGGCGGAGGGCAACGGCAAGCGCCAGTTCAAAGAAGGTGGGCGGCTGTTCCCAGGCTTCCGCCAATTCTTTCAGGAAGGTGATCTCCTCCGCCAGCGCCTCCGGGGA includes these proteins:
- a CDS encoding bifunctional folylpolyglutamate synthase/dihydrofolate synthase encodes the protein MNVSAALDWLFSTQFFGIKLGLENTEKLLAAAGADRPEATVVHVAGTNGKGSTCAMIEALARAQGYVTGLFTSPHLVEFSERIRVNGNMISPEALAEEITFLKELAEAWEQPPTFFELALAVALRHFRKSGVNFIILETGLGGRLDATNAVPKDIAVLAPIGLDHQQYLGDTLAQIAAEKAAIIAPGKPAVTAAQHPEAMAVIEQTARERHSPLTVARMSRETPRPSLPGAHQRENAALALETMKQLHALSSPADAGAALAGVRWPGRFERLASPALVLDGAHNEHAARVLAATWREEFPGKKAALVFAASADKHIRDMIPVLREIAGEWHLVPCTSPRIMPPEELSVLLAELETGPVFIHSSLPEGLHAALASPLPALAAGSLFLLGDLKALLLHAEKRSTVQ